One genomic region from Motacilla alba alba isolate MOTALB_02 chromosome 5, Motacilla_alba_V1.0_pri, whole genome shotgun sequence encodes:
- the COMMD9 gene encoding COMM domain-containing protein 9 → MAALRDGDFAALQILLKAPSKDAVRQLCQECFSSPPAALGPLAQRACPGLAVSAEEAEQLVAALHNLTRHVVYRGLSGAEDILCLFPENFHQNLKNLLTKIILENISAWRNEAQASQISLPRLVDMDWRVDIKTSSDSIVRMAVPTCLLQLKIQEDAALCGNNPVVSALTVELSKETLDTMLEGLGRIRDQLSAVANK, encoded by the exons ATGGCGGCGCTGCGGGACGGGGACTTCGCGGCGCTGCAGATCCTGCTGAag GCGCCGTCGAAGGACGCTGTGcggcagctgtgccaggagtgCTTCTCcagcccgcccgccgcgctcgGCCCGCTGGCGCAGCGCGCCTGCCCCGGGCTCGCCGTCAGCGCCGAGGAAGCGGAGCAG CTGGTGGCTGCTTTGCACAACCTCACCAGGCACGTGGTGTACCGCGGCTTGAGCGGGGCAGAAGACATCCTCTGTCTCTTCCCAGAAAACTTCCACCAAAATCTGAAAAACCTCTTGACTAAGATAATCTTGGAGAATAT ctctgcttgGAGAAATGAAGCACAAGCAAGTCAGA TCTCCCTGCCTCGGCTGGTGGACATGGACTGGAGGGTGGACATCAAGACATCTTCAGACAGCATCGTTAGAATGGCAGTCCCTACCTGCCTACTGCAGTTAAAG ATTCAGGAAGATGCTGCCTTATGTGGAAATAATCCTGTTGTTTCTGCACTGACTGTGGAACTGAGCAAAGAAACCCTGGACACTATGTTAGAAGGTCTGGGAAGGATTCGGGACCAACTTTCTGCCGTTGCAAACAAATGA